Proteins from a genomic interval of Pseudodesulfovibrio nedwellii:
- the aprB gene encoding adenylyl-sulfate reductase subunit beta, translating into MPTFVNPEKCDGCKGGEKTACMYICPNDLMILDADEMKAYNQEPSACWECYSCVKICPQGAIEARPYADFAPMGGTSIPMRSAEDIMWTIKFRNGSVKRFKFPIRTTAEGSIKPFEGKPEPTDLDNELLFTESELVTPIATAMEEASITEADLKKEWKMEDYGSLV; encoded by the coding sequence ATGCCGACCTTTGTTAACCCGGAAAAATGTGATGGCTGCAAGGGTGGCGAAAAGACCGCTTGCATGTACATTTGCCCTAACGACTTGATGATTCTGGATGCTGACGAAATGAAAGCTTACAACCAGGAACCATCTGCATGTTGGGAATGTTATTCTTGCGTGAAAATTTGCCCCCAGGGCGCTATTGAAGCCCGTCCGTATGCCGACTTCGCCCCCATGGGTGGTACTTCCATCCCGATGCGCTCCGCTGAAGATATCATGTGGACCATCAAATTCCGTAATGGCAGCGTGAAACGTTTCAAGTTCCCCATCCGTACTACTGCTGAAGGTTCCATCAAGCCTTTCGAAGGTAAGCCCGAGCCGACCGATCTGGACAACGAATTGTTGTTCACCGAGTCTGAACTCGTTACCCCGATTGCGACTGCAATGGAAGAAGCTTCCATCACCGAAGCTGACCTGAAGAAAGAGTGGAAGATGGAAGATTACGGCAGCCTGGTCTAG
- a CDS encoding CoB--CoM heterodisulfide reductase iron-sulfur subunit A family protein yields MKRMSNNSILVVGGGFAGITAALEAAEVGYEVYIVETNPYIGGRVAQLNRYFPKLCPPSCGLEIQFQRIKNNPNVKVITMADVTSVSGTAGNYDVKITQRPRFVNEKCTACGKCEKATSTKIESEFDFGTGTRSLAYKTHPFMFPMRYVVDAENASESELEAIKASCPYDAVELDDAAKEIDLAVGAIVVATGWKPYDVSKLTNLGGGTLKNVVTNMQFERLCAPNGPTSGKIQRPSDGAEPKKIAFVQCAGSRDQNHLNYCSYICCMASLKHVRYVRERSDASATIYYIDLRTPGRYDKFKSITEADEKLSLVKGKVADIVEDAQGNPIVTVENALTGIKTEETYDMVVLATGMEPSCAGLKAPAGKIDVDGFVIDGEGIIAAGCAKQPFDVMKSAQSGTAAAMKAIQTVVGR; encoded by the coding sequence ATTAAGAGAATGTCGAATAATAGTATTCTCGTTGTAGGCGGGGGGTTCGCAGGAATCACCGCCGCCCTCGAAGCTGCCGAAGTCGGCTACGAGGTTTACATCGTTGAAACAAACCCCTACATTGGTGGTAGGGTTGCACAGCTGAATCGGTATTTCCCTAAGCTGTGTCCTCCGTCCTGTGGTCTGGAGATTCAGTTTCAACGGATTAAGAACAATCCAAATGTAAAGGTCATTACAATGGCCGATGTGACATCCGTTTCCGGTACCGCCGGTAACTACGATGTCAAGATCACGCAGCGTCCTCGCTTCGTGAATGAAAAATGTACTGCCTGTGGCAAGTGTGAGAAGGCAACTTCCACCAAGATCGAGTCCGAATTTGATTTCGGCACAGGTACTCGCAGTCTGGCATACAAGACACATCCCTTCATGTTCCCCATGCGCTACGTTGTGGATGCTGAGAATGCATCCGAGTCCGAACTGGAAGCCATTAAGGCATCCTGTCCGTACGATGCCGTTGAGCTGGACGACGCTGCCAAGGAAATTGACTTGGCTGTCGGTGCTATTGTTGTTGCAACGGGTTGGAAACCTTATGATGTTTCCAAGCTGACCAACCTTGGTGGCGGTACTTTGAAAAATGTGGTCACCAACATGCAGTTCGAGCGTCTGTGTGCGCCTAACGGCCCGACCTCTGGTAAGATTCAGCGTCCTTCTGACGGTGCAGAACCCAAGAAGATTGCTTTTGTCCAGTGTGCCGGTTCTCGCGACCAGAATCATCTGAACTACTGTTCCTACATTTGCTGCATGGCTTCACTTAAGCATGTTCGCTATGTCCGTGAACGTTCTGACGCCAGTGCAACGATCTACTACATTGATCTGCGTACCCCCGGTCGTTATGACAAGTTCAAGTCCATCACCGAAGCCGATGAAAAACTCAGCTTGGTTAAGGGCAAGGTCGCTGACATTGTTGAAGACGCCCAAGGCAACCCCATCGTCACCGTGGAAAATGCGCTCACCGGTATCAAGACCGAAGAGACATATGACATGGTCGTTCTGGCTACCGGTATGGAGCCCAGCTGTGCTGGTCTTAAGGCCCCGGCTGGAAAGATTGACGTTGACGGTTTCGTCATCGACGGCGAAGGAATCATTGCCGCCGGTTGTGCCAAACAGCCCTTTGACGTCATGAAGTCCGCCCAGTCCGGCACTGCTGCCGCGATGAAGGCGATTCAAACCGTGGTAGGGAGGTAA
- the aprA gene encoding adenylyl-sulfate reductase subunit alpha produces the protein MPLLPSKEASKGVALAEPEIIEKDVDILMVGGGMGNCGAAFEAMRWIEKVDPSITLELVDKAALDRSGAIAQGLSAINTYCGDNDVDDYVRMVRTDLMGIVREDLIFDLGRHVDDSVHLFEEWGLPVWVKKDGKNLDGAKAKAEGLAIRNGDAPVRSGRWQIMINGESYKCIVAEAAKNAIGEDRYVERVFIVKMLLDANEPNRIAGAVGFSTRENKVYVYKCNAAVVACGGAVNVYRPRSTGEGMGRAWYPVWNAGSTYTMVAQVGGEMTMMENRFVPARFKDGYGPVGAWFLLFKAKATNYKGEDYCETNRAMLKPYEDRGYAKGHIIPTCLRNHMMLREMREGRGPIFMDTKTALLNTVGGDLSGPEWKHLESEAWEDFLDMCVGQANLWAATNCAPEDRGSEIMPTEPYLLGSHSGCCGIWCSGPDEEWVPESYKIKADNGKVYNRMTSVNGLWTCADGVGASGHKFSSGSHAEGRIVGKQMVRWVVDHKDFKPAIKETAADLAKELYQPWYTYEENKAGSTDPVVNPAYITPHNFMMRLIKCTDEYGGGVATLYMTSKALLNTGFWLIGMMEEDSKKLAARDLHELMRCWEQFHRLWTVRLHMQHIEFREESRYPGFYYRGDFMGLDDSKWKCFCNSTYDPATGVTTIFKKPYVKIIPDA, from the coding sequence ATGCCTCTGCTTCCCAGCAAAGAAGCTTCCAAGGGTGTTGCTCTCGCCGAGCCGGAAATCATCGAAAAAGACGTTGATATTCTGATGGTCGGCGGTGGCATGGGTAACTGCGGTGCCGCTTTCGAAGCCATGCGCTGGATCGAAAAAGTCGATCCGTCCATCACCCTCGAACTCGTTGACAAGGCTGCTCTTGATCGCTCCGGCGCAATTGCTCAGGGTTTGTCTGCTATTAACACATACTGCGGCGACAACGATGTCGACGATTACGTCCGTATGGTCCGTACCGACCTCATGGGCATCGTCCGCGAAGATTTGATCTTCGACCTCGGCCGTCACGTTGATGATTCTGTCCATCTCTTTGAAGAATGGGGCCTCCCCGTTTGGGTTAAGAAAGACGGCAAGAACCTCGACGGTGCCAAGGCTAAGGCTGAAGGCCTCGCCATCCGTAACGGCGACGCTCCGGTTCGCTCCGGTCGTTGGCAGATCATGATCAACGGTGAGTCCTACAAGTGCATCGTTGCTGAAGCTGCCAAGAACGCCATTGGTGAAGATCGTTACGTTGAGCGTGTATTCATCGTTAAGATGTTGCTGGACGCTAACGAGCCTAACCGCATCGCTGGTGCTGTTGGTTTCTCCACTCGCGAGAATAAAGTTTACGTCTACAAGTGCAACGCAGCTGTTGTCGCTTGTGGTGGTGCTGTTAACGTGTACCGTCCCCGCTCCACTGGAGAGGGAATGGGTCGCGCATGGTACCCCGTATGGAACGCAGGTTCCACTTACACCATGGTTGCCCAGGTTGGCGGCGAAATGACCATGATGGAAAACCGCTTCGTCCCCGCCCGTTTCAAAGATGGTTACGGTCCGGTCGGCGCTTGGTTCCTCCTCTTCAAGGCCAAAGCTACCAACTACAAGGGTGAAGATTACTGTGAGACCAACCGTGCTATGCTGAAGCCTTACGAGGATCGCGGCTACGCCAAGGGTCACATTATCCCCACCTGCTTGCGTAACCACATGATGCTCCGTGAAATGCGTGAAGGCCGCGGCCCGATCTTCATGGACACCAAGACTGCCCTGCTGAACACTGTTGGCGGCGACCTGTCCGGTCCCGAATGGAAGCATCTCGAGTCTGAAGCTTGGGAAGATTTCCTCGACATGTGCGTTGGCCAGGCTAACCTCTGGGCTGCTACTAACTGCGCTCCTGAGGATCGTGGTTCTGAAATCATGCCTACCGAACCTTACCTCCTCGGCTCTCACTCCGGTTGCTGCGGCATCTGGTGTTCCGGCCCTGATGAAGAATGGGTTCCCGAGTCTTACAAGATCAAAGCTGACAACGGTAAGGTCTACAACCGTATGACCTCCGTCAACGGCCTCTGGACTTGTGCTGATGGTGTTGGCGCTTCTGGTCACAAGTTCTCCTCCGGTTCCCATGCTGAAGGCCGCATCGTCGGTAAGCAGATGGTCCGTTGGGTTGTCGACCACAAGGACTTCAAGCCCGCAATCAAGGAAACCGCTGCTGATCTCGCTAAAGAGCTCTATCAGCCCTGGTACACATACGAAGAGAACAAGGCCGGTTCCACCGATCCTGTTGTCAACCCTGCTTACATCACTCCCCATAACTTCATGATGCGCCTCATTAAGTGCACCGATGAATATGGTGGTGGTGTTGCTACTCTGTACATGACCTCCAAGGCTCTGCTGAACACCGGTTTCTGGTTGATCGGCATGATGGAAGAAGATTCCAAGAAGCTCGCAGCTCGTGATCTCCACGAACTGATGCGCTGTTGGGAACAGTTCCACCGCCTCTGGACCGTCCGCCTGCACATGCAGCACATCGAGTTCCGTGAAGAATCCCGTTACCCGGGCTTCTACTACCGCGGCGACTTCATGGGTCTGGACGATTCCAAGTGGAAGTGCTTCTGTAACTCCACGTACGATCCCGCCACTGGCGTGACTACTATCTTCAAGAAGCCTTACGTCAAGATCATCCCCGACGCCTAA